In Triticum aestivum cultivar Chinese Spring chromosome 5B, IWGSC CS RefSeq v2.1, whole genome shotgun sequence, the following proteins share a genomic window:
- the LOC123112263 gene encoding uncharacterized protein, whose translation MAPRASHAAAALVRLPPRPTTSSLPQQGFGRAGASLLAVRAAKDSDGFRRLVSEKPEWPAPAPAKREGLDGFGREASNGEEDGLVQGELAPWSVLSQLGVELDSDSSYTALVYGSSAIVAIWISSIVVSALESVPVVPQVMEVVGLGFTVWFTSRYLIFKENRDELITRIGSIKRQVLGSRDD comes from the exons ATGGCTCCGCGCGCTTCAcacgccgccgccgcgctcgtgcGCCTCCCTCCCCGCCCCACGACGAGCTCCCTGCCACAGCAAG GTTTTGGCCGCGCCGGAGCCTCGCTGCTGGCCGTGCGTGCGGCCAAGGACTCGGACGGGTTCAGACGTCTGGTCTCTGAGAAGCCCGagtggccggcgccggcgccggcgaagcGGGAGGGGCTGGATGGTTTCGGCCGGGAGGCGAGCAACGGGGAGGAAGACGGGCTGGTGCAGGGCGAGCTGGCTCCGTGGAGCGTTCTCAGCCAGCTCGGCGTCGAG TTGGATTCTGACAGTTCATATACTGCTCTAGTCTATGGGTCCTCCGCCATTGTTGCTATTTGGATATCATCGATAGTGGTTTCTGCACTTGAATCAGTCCCTGTG GTTCCTCAGGTGATGGAAGTGGTTGGCCTTGGCTTCACGGTTTGGTTCACCTCGCGGTACCTGATATTTAAG GAAAACAGGGACGAGCTGATCACGAGAATCGGCTCCATCAAGAGGCAGGTGCTCGGGTCTCGTGACGACTGA
- the LOC123112261 gene encoding glucose-6-phosphate isomerase 1, chloroplastic has translation MASISGAAAPPSSSSACRLRLRRQLLMRPSHLRLRAPHSIADLSRSSSSSSGSSHSHAPAPPLASRAPGQGGGAAVEKDPIKLWDRYVEWLYQHKQLGLFVDVSRMGFTDDFLLQMEPLMQRAFVAMGELEKGAIANPDEGRMVGHYWLRDPGLAPNSFLRTKIEKTVDHILAFSQDIVSGKIKPPSSQAGRFTQILSIGIGGSSLGPQFVSEALAPDNPPLKIRFIDNTDPAGIDHQIAQLGEELKSTLVIVISKSGGTPETRNGLLEVQKAFRDAGLDFSKQGVAITQENSLLDNTARIEGWLDRFPMFDWVGGRTSELSAVGLLPAALQGIDVKEMLVGAALMDEETRNTVVKENPAALLALSWYWATDGIGSKDMVVLPYKDSLLLLSRYLQQLVMESLGKEFDLDGNRVNQGLTVYGNKGSTDQHAYIQQLREGVHNFFVTFIEVLRDRPPGHDWELEPGVTCGDYLFGMLQGTRSALYSNDRESISVTVEEVTPRAVGALVALYERAVGIYASLVNINAYHQPGVEAGKKAAGEVLALQKRVLTVLNEASCKDPAEPLTLEQIADRCHCPEDIEMIYKIIQHMAANDRALIAEGSCGSPRSVKVYLGECNVDDV, from the exons ATGGCGTCCATCTCCGGCGCGgcggcgccgccctcctcctcctccgcgtgcCGGCTCCGGCTGCGGAGGCAGCTGCTCATGCGCCCCTCCCACCTCCGCCTCCGCGCGCCCCATTCCATCGCGGACctctcccgctcctcctcctcctcctccggctcctcccACTCCCACGCCCCGGCCCCGCCGCTCGCGTCCAGGGCGCCGGGccagggcggcggcgctgcggtcgAGAAGGACCCGATCAAGCTCTGGGACCGCTACGTCGAGTGGCTCTACCAGCACAAGCAGCTGGGCCTCTTCGTCGACGTCAGCCGGATGGGCTTCACCGACGACTTCCTCCTGCAGATGGAGCCGCTCATGCAGCGGGCCTTCGTCGCCATGGGGGAGCTCGAGAAGGGCGCCATCGCCAACCCCGACGAGGGCCGCATGGTGGGACACTACTGGCTCCGCGACCCCGGcctcgcccccaactccttcctccgCACCAAGATCGAGAAGACCGTCGACCACATCCTCGCCTTCTCCCAGGACATCGTCTCTGGCAAG ATTAAACCTCCGTCGTCTCAGGCTGGTCGTTTTACTCAAATACTCTCTATAGGAATTGGAGGATCATCTTTGGGGCCTCAATTTGTTTCCGAGGCACTTGCGCCTGATAACCCCCCATTGAAG ATACGATTTATTGACAACACCGACCCTGCTGGAATTGATCATCAAATTGCTCAACTAGGGGAGGAACTTAAATCTACTCTTGTAATTGTAATCTCTAAG AGTGGTGGTACACCCGAAACCCGGAATGGTCTACTAGAAGTACAAAAAGCCTTCAGAGATGCTGGACTGGATTTTTCAAAACAG GGTGTTGCAATTACTCAAGAAAATTCTCTATTAGATAACACTGCCAGAATAGAGGGATGGTTAGATCGATTTCCTATGTTTGACTGGGTTGGTGGTAGAACATCAGAATTGTCAGCGGTGGGGTTACTTCCAGCTGCATTACAG GGTATCGATGTCAAGGAAATGCTAGTTGGTGCAGCACTAATGGATGAGGAGACCAGGAACACTGTG GTTAAGGAAAATCCAGCAGCATTACTTGCGTTATCTTGGTATTGGGCTACAGATGGAATAGGCAGTAAG GATATGGTCGTACTTCCTTACAAGGATAGTCTGCTACTTTTGAGTAGATACTTACAGCAACTTGTCATGGAATCTCTTGGGAAAGAATTTGACCTTGACGGCAATCGG GTTAATCAAGGGCTAACGGTATATGGTAACAAAGGAAGCACCGACCAACATGC CTACATTCAACAGCTAAGAGAAGGGGTGCACAACTTCTTCGTTACTTTTATCGAGGTTTTGCGTGATAGGCCTCCCGGTCATGATTGGGAGCTTGAACCTGGAGTCACATGTGGTGACTACTTGTTTGGGATGTTGCAG GGCACACGTTCTGCTCTTTATTCTAATGACCGAGAGTCCATCTCCGTTACTGTGGAAGAAGTAACTCCCAGAGCTGTTGGAGCACTGGTTGCACTCTATGAACGTGCAGTTGGAATTTATGCTTCTTTAGTAAACATCAATGCATATCATCAGCCTG GTGTCGAGGCAGGGAAAAAAGCAGCAGGAGAGGTATTGGCCCTTCAGAAAAGGGTGCTGACTGTTCTCAATGAGGCCAG CTGCAAAGACCCTGCTGAACCATTGACCCTGGAACAAATCGCAGATCGTTGCCATTGCCCTGAAGAT ATTGAGATGATATACAAAATAATTCAGCACATGGCAGCCAACGATAGAGCACTTATAGCGGAAGGTAGCTGTGGTTCTCCTCGAAGCGTCAAGGTTTACCTTGGAGAATGTAATGTAGACGACGTATGA